The nucleotide sequence AAATATCTAACCTGATCAGCACTATACCCCATGTCATCAATCAGTTGATCCCCTGTATAGAAATTTCCAGTAGACTTACTCATTTTTTGGTCATTGATCTGTAAATGATATAACGGAAAAACATCTGTTAGTTGAAGCTCTCCATCAATAGGAAGACGATGTTTATCATCTTGAGTTCCAAACCACATAGCTCCTTGCATGACTGTGTAGAAAAAGACGTTATCTACTCCGATAAATTGTGACACTTTTGCTTTAGGGTTTTTCCAGTACTGTTCATATTTTTCAATGCTCTTCCCTTTATTTTTTAAAGCGAGCTGTGTAAAAGAAATTGGGGCGATAAGCGATTCTGGCCAAACGTAAAAAGTCTTTCCCTTCATCTTTGGATCAACTTCAGTTGGCAAAGGTATCCCCCAATTGACATCTCTGGTAATTGAACGATAGGCCCAAGAATTGTTTTCCTCGCAGTGAATTTGATTTTTTTCAAAAATAGATTTAGTTGTTTCCAATTCCGATAATGAACCCACTTCGATTAATATATTTTTACCTGGAATATACTTACTTTTGTGCTTCGGTAGTTCTCCTTTAAGAGATTTAAATTTTTCTTCAAACTCTTTTGAAAATACTAGACCAGGAGTAACTGTTCCAAGAACCTCACTTAAAAGAAATTTTCTCCATGTTTTTTCCTTAGATTCAAACCAATTCTTAAGCTCGTCTGTTAATTGCCACATATCAAGCCACCAGTGATCAGTAGGTTTTAAAACTGGAACTCCTCCGCTAACCTTACTAATTGGATTGATAAGCTCTTTTGCCTCATAAGTTCCACCACAACTATCACACTCTTCACTATAGGCCCCATCTTTTCCACATTTTGGACACGTACCATTTATAAATCTATCAGGCAGAAAGAGGTTGGCATCAGGGTCGAACCATTGTTCACTCGTTTTCGTTTTAAGCATTCCATTTTTATAAAGCTTTATCAGGAAATTTTGACAGAAATTTTTATGAATTTCATAAACTTCTTCCCTAGAAGTTCCTGTATATATATCTAAGTCAATATTATAGTTGTTTAAAGTCCGAGTCTGCCCCGCATGAATTTCTCTTATAAAATCTTTGACATCTTTTCCAACGTTGCGAGCACTAATCTCACTTGTAGACCCATGATCGTCAGAGCCACAAATATGTAAGACATTTTCTTTTCCTATCAACATTCTATAGAATCGAGCATAGATATCCGAAGGGACATGTGTTCCAGCAAGATGACCAATGTGAAGTTGTCCATTTGCATAGGGCATTCCGGCGGTAATAAGCATCTTCTCCGGTTTATCTACTCTGCTTATAATTGTTTTTATTTCAGTTTGAAGTTCATTAAGGCCGTCATCGTTCATAAATTAAAACCATTTGTCCTGTACAATAAAGTTATTTGTTATCCTTAGCATATCTATACTTACAAAAAAATAAAATCCACAATGAAATATTAGGATAAAATATTAGACATCATGAGTCATTGTGGTCAAAAATATTTTTTATAGATAAAGCGCCTAGAATAAAAAACTGCAAAGAGTGTTGGATACAAAAACAGATCAACTAATTTATTTCCCGACGTGAAATCTATATCATCTTGAACTTCACTTACCGATGAATTAACCCTGTATACCTTGTGTTGATGAAACCAACTTTTCAGTGGAAAAGGCAACTTGATCCCTTGATCGATAAATACAAATTCTGAATCAGATTCAAAATTTTCGACAATTTTGCTAACCCATTCACTTGAAAATACCCAAAGTTTCAATTTCAAGTGAACTTCATCATCTTTCCTACATCCATCAAATCGTTCTATTTCTAAATTCACAAATGGTGGTTTTAGTTCCCGGAAAAGTAA is from Halobacteriovoraceae bacterium and encodes:
- a CDS encoding class I tRNA ligase family protein, which translates into the protein MNDDGLNELQTEIKTIISRVDKPEKMLITAGMPYANGQLHIGHLAGTHVPSDIYARFYRMLIGKENVLHICGSDDHGSTSEISARNVGKDVKDFIREIHAGQTRTLNNYNIDLDIYTGTSREEVYEIHKNFCQNFLIKLYKNGMLKTKTSEQWFDPDANLFLPDRFINGTCPKCGKDGAYSEECDSCGGTYEAKELINPISKVSGGVPVLKPTDHWWLDMWQLTDELKNWFESKEKTWRKFLLSEVLGTVTPGLVFSKEFEEKFKSLKGELPKHKSKYIPGKNILIEVGSLSELETTKSIFEKNQIHCEENNSWAYRSITRDVNWGIPLPTEVDPKMKGKTFYVWPESLIAPISFTQLALKNKGKSIEKYEQYWKNPKAKVSQFIGVDNVFFYTVMQGAMWFGTQDDKHRLPIDGELQLTDVFPLYHLQINDQKMSKSTGNFYTGDQLIDDMGYSADQVRYFLSVLSLHKKQSNFDFKTFDERNNFLAGPMNAAFERPISAARSKFKNKVPQGKLVGKSAAETKKMIQMYVKFMEKAQYSDMLFALENYARLINKIFVNHRPHDDRHPEAERADGLFTCFYILKNLMIMLYPVVPSTMEKLRQSLNLPSSVFSISELGVPIEVGHEIGEIQEFFPHTQESKS